A region of the Pseudobacteroides sp. genome:
GAGCTTGGACAATGAAATGCTGAGCTCTGATGTCATACTGATTTCCATAGGAGGAAATGACCTCAGAGAAATCCAGAGATTAAGCGGCATCGATAGGCAAAATGCATTCAGGCAAAAGCAGGATGCATACATTTCTATATTAAAGGAAGTCACGAAAAAGGTTCGAAGTACCAACAAAGATGCATTTCTAATATTTGTGGGATTGTACAATCCTTATGGTGATGAGAATAATGGTGATGAGGCACAGTTTATACACAGATGGAATTACAGCACCCAGTTGGTTTTTGCAGATGACGCAAGGGCTGCATTCATATCCACCTACGATTTGTTTAAGTTAAATGCAAGCCGCTTTATTTCGGCTGACAAGCTGCATCCCAATTCTGCAGGTTATCAGATGATAGCAAACCTAATATCAAGGAGCCTGGAAGACATAATGACCAAGATATAATATTCATATATAAGATTTTGTCCCACTATCATAAAAAATTGTCCGTTTACCCCAATGTGTCACAATAAATATAATATTGCTATCGTACTTTATAGTATAGAGAATATTTGTGTAAAGGAGGTTTGCGGCAAATAATTTTTATGTCTGGAGGTTTTATTCCAAAATATATAAAAACCGAAGGGTTTATATTGGGAGGGTAAGTTAATGTATAAAAAAAGCTTATTAAGAAAAATACTTATTGGCTGTATAATGGTATCATTGTTTTGTTCACAAGTATTTTTAACTGGTACAGGCTCCTCTGCAGCTGAGGTGAGTGGACAGGTTAATTTTGATTTAATTGGTTTTGCAACATTGAATGGAGGAACAACAGGCGGTACTGGAGGAAAGGAAGTTATAATAACCAGTCTTACTCAAGCTAATGACCTTTTAAATGCCCGTAAGAAGGCAAATGATACATCACCGCTCATCATGAAGGTAGACGGGAAAATAAGCGGTGCAGGAAAAATTGATATTAAAGAAGTAAAAAACATCTCTGTTATAGGTGTTGGAGCAAGAGGTGAGTTGGAAGGTATTGGATTGAATATCTACAAATCCAGCAATATTATAGTCCGTAATCTAAAGATCCATCACACCTTGGCACCCATTGACGGGATAGGGATTGAAAGCAGCAATCATATTTGGGTTGACCATTGTGAAATCTACAATATGATCGGAGACTGTAACGGAGATGGTAAAATAGATGAAAAGGGAGATATTTCCGGGGGCGATGTGGACTGGTATGATGGGCTTCTTGATGCAAAGAGTACCAGTGAATACATCACAGTATCCTGGAATTATTTCCATGATGCATTCAAGACAAGCCTTGTAGGCTCGTCGGACAGTGACAACTATGACAGGAAAATTACTTTCCACCACAATTTCTATGAAAACTGCAAATCCCGTTTGCCTAGCTATAGGGGAGGCACAGGACATATATTCAACAACTATTATCTGGATATAAGCAGTTCGGCAATCAATTCCAGAGTAGGTGCCAAACTGCGTGTTGAGGGTAATGTTTTTGAAAACGTGGGTTCCGGTTCGGTTGACGGCACCACAGGATGTGCTGAGGGACCAATAGGTACATATTTTAGTGATGAAGTGGGTATGTGGGATGTTAAGGACAATCAGTTTATAAACTGTAAGGGAAATCAGCCAACCACATCCACATGCAGCTTTACTCCGCCATATGATTACTCAAGGGTATTAGATACTGCAAGCAGTGTTAAGGCAATGGTACTGCAGTATGCAGGTATAGGCAAAATAGAAGGAACTGCTACATCAACAGCTACACTTAAGCCGACCGCTACACCAACTGCAAAAGTATCGCCAACTTCGACCAACAGTAAGGCATTCGCAGTATCGGGCTATATTAAGCCTGATATGAATGTAAACTCTGATGATCTAAGAAGCGGGTTCAAGGTAGAAATACAGGGGGTTGGCAGTGCCACTACCGATTCCAACGGTTATTTTACATTGGCAAACGTTCCCCAAGGCTCAACCTATACGGTGAAAGTCAGCAAAGCATCATATTTGACCAGGGAAATCAGAAATGTCAATGTCTCAGGAAGCATTCAGATAGGTTCACAGACCTCACCTGTATTGATTGGGGCAGGTGATATAAATATGGATAACACTATAAACATGACCGATATAATCCAAATTGCAAAGGGATTTAATGCTTCTAAGGATAGTTCTTCCTATAATGAAGCATTTGATTTGAACTTGGACGGAGCTGTAAACATGTCAGATATAATTATTATAGCTGCATATTTCGGCAAAACAATAAATGATTACCCTCAAAATGTTACCATAGTTACAACCGCAGACCCAACTGCTTCTGCAACGCCAATACCTACAGCAACTAAAGCACCCACTGCCACAAAGGCATCTACAGCAAGCCCGACACCAACGCCGATCGGTATCACATCTGCAACGCCTGCCAGCGGAGATATAATTGTTGAGCCAAACGGTTCTGTAACCCTTGCTCAAGCAATAGCAAGCATTCAGCCGGGCAAGACGATCTTCTTAAAAAGCGGTACTTACAATTTGTCTACCACAATAGTTATAGCAGAGGGTAATAACGGAAGTGCAGGAAACATGAAGAAGATTTTGGCATATGGAAGTGATAAGCCGGTGCTCAACTTTTCGGCTATGAGCGAAAATTCTTCGAACAGAGGGATTGTGCTTGCTGCAAACTACTGGCATATTAAGGGCATAACTATTCAGAATGCAGGGGATAATGGAATGCTCCTTGCAGGGAACAACAATATTATTGAGGGATGTTTATTCAGGCTGAACCATGATACAGGACTTCAGCTATCAAGATACAACTCAAATTATAACACAATAGACAAGTGGCCAAGTAACAACCTTATATTGGACTGTGTTTCAACGGAGAATAAGGATTCCACACTGGAAAATGCCGATGGGTTTGCTGCAAAGCTTACAAGCGGTAACGGAAATGTATTTAGAAACTGTAAAGCATTGTACAACTGCGATGACGGGTGGGACTTATACACAAAATCTGATACTGGGGCTATTGGAGTTGTTACCATGGAAAACTGTGAAGCATCAGGAAACGGAAAAGAAACTAACGGAACTGTAACCGGCGGAGATGGAAACGGTTATAAGCTTGGTGACGACACTGCTTCGGTTCCTCATGTTCTTAAAAACTGTGTTGCAAATAACAACTATAAGCATGGCTTTACCGGTAACGGTAACCCTGCTGCAATAATTATGACAAACTGCACCGGTACAGGAAACGGACAAAAGCTCTTTGATAGGCTGACCAACGCAATATTCAATTAAGGCATGATTAAACAATTAAAAAACCTGGCTTTTTGCAGCCGGGTTTTTTGTGTTTGTTTAATTTTTTTATTTGTCAAGTGGGATTGTTATATTAAACACCGTTCCGCTGCCTGGCTGGCTTTCGCAGCTAATACTTCCTCCAAATTCCTGGGTGATTATGTTGTAGACTATATTAAGTCCCAAGCCGATGCTGCCATGTCCTCTCTTTGTAGTGAAAAACGGATCGAATATTTTTGTCAGGTAGCTTTTTTCAATCCCAGATCCATTATCAGAGTAAGTTATAGACAAAATATTGTTTTGGGAGGTGAATTCCATGCATATATTCCCTTTTCTTCCATCGGGAAAAGCATGAATTATGGAGTTCTCAAGGAGGCTGGTTATGATTTTGATTAATCTATTGGGGTAAGTCGATACAGAGAGATTGTGGGGACATTCTATACTGATGCTTACATTTTTCCTGGATAATGTTGGAGGCAGTAATGCCCATATATTACCGACGAAGCTCTCAAGGTTAATTTTAACTTTATCCTCATTAGAACGGTTTACAGCAATCTCTTTAAATCTGCTGACAAGGCCGGATGACCTTTGCAGATTTGACATAAGAATTTTACTGGTTTCAATACAAGCTTCCAGGTATACCTGGAGGTCTTTACGGCTTAACTTTTGTGATTGAAACTGTTCCATGATTTTATTGGAATTCTGTTCAAGAAATGAAGCAGCTGTTAAGCTTACGCCTAGTGGAGTATTAATTTCATGTGCAACTCCTGACACAACGCCTACAAGTGACGCCATCTTTTCTGTTTGAACCAGTTGTTCCTGAGTCTCACGAAGGGTATCCAGTGTCTTTTGGAGGGTTAATAGATTGTCACTGGACTCAATGCTTGCCATCTCTCGGTCCAAAGCAATACCGAAGAGATTGAATATTGTGCTGGAGATGTCATAGGCAAACAGTGTACTTGCATTGTTAAATGGGCTGATATATACTATAGCACCCCAATTCCTTGCCATTGTCGATAAGGGAAGTATCCATACTATGTCGTCGGGACCGATATTATCCAGGTCGGGTATTATATCAGGGTTTGGAAACCGCTCAATAGGACATGATAAGTTTGGAGGGGTAACATCTTCCTTTTTGGAATTGGATAGATGCTCAATACTGAGTAAGCCGTTGTTTGCATAGTCTTCGTCAAATTGTCCGAAGCAAAGCCATGAGTAATCCCCCACCACTTGGGGCAAAAGCTTTTTTATTCCTCCAAGATCCATTGAAAAAAGCTCGGTGCCGAGATTATAGTTTCTGGACAGCATATCTTCAACGCACTTTATTATTGTATCCTTCGTTTTTAAATTTTCTATGGTAGGAACTTCTTCAACGGTTTTATTGCAGCCGCAAGACTCTCTCAAAATGATATCGGATCTTATGAAAACTGTTTTGTTTGTTGAGGCCTTACCCTTCAATATGCCAATTAAAGTATCTGCTCCTGTCGTGCCAAGTTTTTTTATATTTTGATGAAAGCTGGATAAGCTAGGGATATGACTTTTGGCATATAATATGTCATCATACCCTATGACCGCAACGTCTTCGGGAATTCGGAGACCTGCTTCCTTAAAAGTATTCATTGTTCCAATTGCTATAAAGTCATTGGCACAAAAAACAGCAGAGAAAGATGTGCCGCTCTGTAATAGCTTGGCAGCCGTTATCTTTCCGGATTCTATCAATGCATCTTTATCGGTATCAAATACAAGTTTATCATCAAAGGGTATCCCATTTTTCTTTAAAGCAAGCTTGTACCCATCAAACCTTTCCACCATATCAAGCAGTTCAAACCAGCCGATAAAGGCTATTCTTGTATGTCCATGATCAATAAGGTGTTGAGTTATGGTTTCTCCACCATAATGGCTGTCATCCTGAATTATATTGCAGCTATATTTTTTAGGGTCAAAGTTAATAAGAACTACAGGTTTGTCAGAATTCAAAATTGTATTGAGATACTCATCATCAGCTCCTTGCGAAAGAACTATCCACCCATCCATATTTTTAGAAGCCAGGGGGTAAAAGATAGATTGTCTTTTCAAATCGGAGTTGAACTTGTACATCATAAAAGTATTAATTACATACATATTGGCATTTGCTTTTTTTAAAGATTCATGGATGCTCTTTAGTAAAGTTCCGAAATAAGATGCTTCCGTACGATGAGTAATCACACCTATATTTAATCTTGGTAGCATTTTATACCCTTTCTAATCAAAATGTTAGTTAGACAGGCATTGGCAGAGCATAATGACCGTTGCTTTAATAAAATATCGGCTTCGTAGGTTTAATTCTTAAGTGTTAAGTAATTTTTTTACTTTTTTATTATAGCAAATAAAGACTATTATGTGAATAAACTCACAATCTTCCAAGCATTGCTTTTACAACTTCATCAAAAGGCATGGAGCCAATTTCATCGAGCATCTTTTCCAACTCTGTCTTTTGCTTTAACGAACCGGACAATAAGATTTCTATTCTTTGATCCTTGCCTATAAGGAGTGAATCAACATCCAAAACACCACCTATAATTCCTGCTATGACCAGTGCCTGTGAGGGTGTTATGTTAATTTTATTCCCGTTGCTCTGGCAGTTTTTTTTATTCTTGTCTGAATTATTACCAGGGGCATCACTACTAAAGCTTCTCATGACATCCTTTAGAATCCTGTTCAAATTTTCCGGTGCAAACACAGGAATGCCCCCCTTATTTCTTATGCCAAAAAAACGGTTGAAGTTGTATCTTCAGGTGTATTGGGAGATTCTCCTAATCCTGCAACAAAAACTATAAAAATAAGTGAGGCTATCCCTAGTAAAAGAAAGTGTTGTTTTTCTTCGGATATAACCATGACAATTATCTCCCAAAGTATTTATCATTAGTAGTATATTAATGTTGTTTGGAAATGTGATTGTCTTCTTCTTGTATAAACAAATAATCTGGTATAATAGTGTGTGAAATGTAAAAAAGTTCATTAACTAAATTTTATTGGGGTGAAAAAATGAGCGATATTTATAACGAAAAAGATTCTGAAATAGTCAGTTCGGTAGATAATATGGGCAATTTGGATGGGTATAGACAGAGCAAAGTCATGTCTACAATATCACTTTGCTTTATATTTGCACTGGCATACTTTGTTTTTGAATGTTTGTTCTTTGCTGTTATTAGTACTACATACTTGGTAGAAATGATAAATAGTAACCTTGAAGGGCTTATTGATAGTCTGAGTGATGCAGGTTTGTTACTGCTAGCTATCTTATATTGCTTTATTATATTTTCGCCGCTGGGTTTCTTTGGTTTTATTATGGCAAAGAGAATCAGCAGGAGTTTGGTGAGACAGATAATAATAATATTGCCTATAGTTATTGTGGGCATTTTGTTGTGGTATACCGGCTACTCAAGCTCAAGTAGGAATATAAATGATTTACAATGGATTCTATACTATTTATATGCAATGTGGGGAATGACTATTATTAGTGGGCTTGAGGATTATGTGTCCAATCCTGGAATCCTTGTATATTTAAGTCTGGCAGCAGTTATAATTCCATGCATGGCATTCCTTATAGGCGTTTGGGCAGATAAATATCTTACAAGATATGTCACCAGAAATAAGATAAAACTGGTTGCAGTAGGTATTCCCTTTATTTTGGTTTTGTGTATTTTTGCAACCGTATTGATTCCAAAGGCAACAATGTTTACCGCCTATACCTATCCTAGGGTTGATGGAGCTACTGCTGCCATTCCTTTTGGCAAGGTCCTTATTAAAGAACTGGCGGGAGCCAGCAAAAGGAAGGCCAACAAGGTGAGCTTCAGTACAACACATGACGCATATGTGAATCTCATAGAGAAAAAAGCAGATATTATATTTGTTGCTGGTCCCTCAGACGAAGAGTTGAAACTGGCGGAGCAAAACAATGTAAAGATGAAGCTGACTCCGATTGGAAGGGATGCATTTATATTTCTGGTACATAAGGATAACCCTGTGAATGACCTGACGATAAAGCAGATCCAGGATATTTACTCTGGAAAGGTTACTAACTGGAAGCAGGTCGGAGGAGCGGATAATGAGATGCTGGCTTACCAGAGGGAAAAAAACTCAGGCAGCCAGACCTTTATGGAAAACAAGGTAATGAAAGGGATAAGTTTTGCTGAGGCACCAACTGAAAAGAAACCGGACAGCATGGGAGGGCTTATTGATGCGGTTGCGGACTATAAGAATGCCAAAAACTCAATAGGGTATTCCTTTTATTACTTTGCAAACGAAATGCATAAGAGGGAAAGTGTTAAGTTTTTGTCCATTGAGGGAATTGAGTGCAATAAAGAGAATATTACAAGCAAGAAATACCCATTTACAGCAGTTCTGTACGCTGTAACAAGAGAGGGAGAGGCTCCTGACAGCTCAGCCAGCAAAATGCTTCAATGGATTTTAGGTGACGAAGGCACACAGGCAATAGAAGAGGGCGGCTTTGTGCCCATGAGCAAATAAAGACGAGAATGCTTGAAAGGTAACATATATGTTAACTATAGGAGAATTGTACACCTTTGATATACTTGGCTTGACTCAGGATGGCTGTGGTATAGGCATGGTGGGAGATTCAAAGATATTTATAGACGGAGTACTCCTGGGAGAGAAGGTAGCGGGAATTATAACTAAAATAGAGCCGGGCTATGCAGCAGCCAGGCTCTTTGAGATTATTGAATCAAAAGGAGATAGAATACCACCATTATGCCGGTATTTCAACCGGTGCGGAGGGTGCTCCCTTCAATTTATCCCATATGATCAGCAGCTCACAGTGAAAAGGGATATTGTGAAGGAGGCTGCAGTCAGAATCGCTGGCCTTGATGCCAGGCTTGTAAAGGAGGCTATTGGTTCTGAGGACATACTCTACTACCGGAACAAGGCACAGTACCCCGCCCAACATTCCGAGGGAAAGTGGAAGGTGGGGTTTTATAAATCAAGATCCAGAGAGGTTATTGATTTGGATTTCTGTTTTTTGCAGCATAAATTAAGTAACGATGTAAGAAAGGCTGTCAGGATTTATCTTGATGAATTAGGGCAAAATGAACAATTCATAGAGAGAAAGGCTGCAATACACCATATTGTGACTCGTGTGAGCCATAGTACCTGTGATGTAATGGTTATCCTGGTTACGGCATTAAATGAGCTGCCATATGTTGAAAGGCTAATTGAAAAGTTAACTGATAAAGTGCCTAAACTAAAAAGTTTATACATAAATCATAACGAAAAGGGTACAAGCCAGGTTATGGGGGAGAAAAACACGTTAATATTTGGTGAAGAAAAAATAATTGATTCCATAGGCTCCTTCAACTTTGTTATTTCGCCATTATCTTTCTTCCAGGTAAATCCAACACAGACTAGAGTTTTATATGATAAAGTCCGTGAATTTGCAGGTCTAGTAGGCCGGGAAGCGGTTTTGGACCTTTACTGCGGAACAGGCACCATTTCCATTTATCTATCGGAGGCAGCCGGAATGGTTATTGGGGTGGAGGGAGTAGAGGAAGCTGTAAAAGATGCCGAGATAAATGCCAGGATAAACCGGGTGAAAAATGTAGAGTTTATTTGTGGCCGGGTTGAGCATGTAGTTGGAAAAATCTGTGACAGTGTAGATGTTGTAATAGTTGATCCTCCGAGAAAAGGATGCAAAAAGGAAGTGCTTGATGCAATGGTAAGGATTAACCCCGCCCGGATTGTATATGTATCATGCAACCCCTCAACCATGGCTGCCGATGTGAAATATCTGTCTCAGAAGGGGTACGGTGTAAGTGTAATCCAGCCGATCGATATGTTCCCACATACTGCACATGTTGAGACAGTTACATTACTAAGAAAAGTGTGAAAATGCCTGTAAGACTCCATATATAAGGATTGCAGGTGATTTGATGTGTGAAAAAGGCGTCTGAATATCATAACATTTATAAATGAAGGATTGGCATTGTAGAATTGCAAAATCATAATCCGAAGATCGTAGGTACAAATTACTCGCCTCCACCCGTGGAGTGCCTGGTAGGACTGAAAAGGAAACACAGTTGAAAACCTTATAAATAGAGAGTTTTGGGTGTAGGAATAAATGTATATGTTTCCCTATATAAACGGAGAAAACACCCTATTGTTGTGAAATGAATACTAATGTAAAATAGATTTGAGGTGTTTGTAAGTTTGTATTGATAAGAAGAGGGTCCTGATGGACAATATACTATATACTACATTTCATGATCCTGAAGAGGCGTCTGGTAAGATGTTTTATTAAATGCTTTTTGATATAATAGTATGGTACCAGAAGTTTGTAGTGGGGGAATAACATGAGAATTGCAGTTTTAGATGGGCAGGGCGGCGGCATGGGAAAGGCCATGGTGGAAAAGCTTTTACTGGAGTAGGTAGACAAAATCATACCTGTTAATGGCATGGTTGAGCTTGAGAATATTTTTAACCAGCGAAAGATTGTAAAAGCCAAGATAAAGGAAATGGTACTTCTGTAGCACAGGATTGTGCTGGAGGAATAAGAAAAATAAAGGAGTATTCTATGGCTAAGGTAATAGGAATAGTAGGAAGTCCAAGAAGGGGAGGAAATACAAGTGCTATTGTGAACCAGGTATTAAAGGGTGCTGAAGCATCTGGTGCTGAGATAAAAATATATTATTTAAATGAGTTTGAAATCAAGGGCTGCCAAAGCTGTATGTACTGCAGAAAGAATGATAGCTGTAGTCTAAAGGATGATATGCAGACAATCTTTGAGGATATGAAAAGTGCCGATGCCGTGATTTTGGGAAGTCCCATATATATTCATCAAGTATCAGGTCAAATGAAGATTTTTATGGACAGACTGTATCCATTCACCAATGAAAAGCATACGCCTAGATTCGGCATCAAAAAACTGGTTATGGTTTATACTCAGGCGGCACCTTTTGAGTTGTTCTTCAGGAACTATATAAGGTACCTCAGAAAGGCATTTGCGGCTATGGGATTAAAGCACTTTGCTGATATACGAGCGACAAAATGTTTTGAGCCAAATGCAGCTAAAAATAACCAAAGACTTATGTGCAAAGCATTTGCAATGGGTAAAAAAATAATATAATTAATATAAACAAATATTGGTTTTTACTTTGAATTAATGGCAATAGGTATGATGGGGAGGGCAAAAAAGTGAATACCAAGTTTAAAATTTTAAGGACTATTAATGGCCACCAGCTTGTCTAGCATGATAAATGTACTGGAGTAAAAGCCTCAACAAGCATACTTGAAAAGCTGTTATCATTAGGGTTGCTGCCTGTAAATGAAGTTGAAGAGATATTAATAAATCAGCATTCTCGCTTTGAAAAGAATTGTGTATTGCTTAGTCAGTAAATCTAATAAAGTCAATGCAGTTAAAACATGATAAAATGTTATGTGTTACTTGAATTTAAAGTTTGAACTAAGGAGGTGGAATATGGATAACAAAGCACTTTTTAATATTGGTTATGGTCTTTATGTTTTGACAGCAAGGGATGGAGACACAGATAACGGGTGTATTATCAATACGGTTATGCAGGTTGCAAGCAATCCTATTTTAATTGCCATAGGAGTCAACAAGCAAAATTTCACTCATGATATAATTTTGAAAACGAAGGAATTCAACATTTCTGTTTTGACAAAAGGCACACCTTTTAAGGTCTTCGAGCATTTCGGTTATCAATCGGGCCGAACAGTTAATAAATTTGACAATTGTTCTACTAAATTAAGAAGTGAAAATGGGATTGTATATATGTCTGAATACATTAACTCTGGTCTTTTCTGTAAAGTCTTAGAGATGATTGATTTTGGCACGCATACCATGTTTAAAGCTGAAGTAATGGATGCTAATATATTGGCAGACGATGAAACTTTAACGTATACTTATTATCAAAAGTATATAAAACC
Encoded here:
- a CDS encoding GDSL-type esterase/lipase family protein yields the protein MAKKILWYSILIIFVISLTSICVGFVMAVKVSTGPVEEVSKPITQQSPGTGGTASNDQKNVKILILGDSIAKGSGDETARGIGGYLPDNLKNYTAKDIVVNNLGIDGLKSGELVEQLKNGSLDNEMLSSDVILISIGGNDLREIQRLSGIDRQNAFRQKQDAYISILKEVTKKVRSTNKDAFLIFVGLYNPYGDENNGDEAQFIHRWNYSTQLVFADDARAAFISTYDLFKLNASRFISADKLHPNSAGYQMIANLISRSLEDIMTKI
- a CDS encoding right-handed parallel beta-helix repeat-containing protein; amino-acid sequence: MYKKSLLRKILIGCIMVSLFCSQVFLTGTGSSAAEVSGQVNFDLIGFATLNGGTTGGTGGKEVIITSLTQANDLLNARKKANDTSPLIMKVDGKISGAGKIDIKEVKNISVIGVGARGELEGIGLNIYKSSNIIVRNLKIHHTLAPIDGIGIESSNHIWVDHCEIYNMIGDCNGDGKIDEKGDISGGDVDWYDGLLDAKSTSEYITVSWNYFHDAFKTSLVGSSDSDNYDRKITFHHNFYENCKSRLPSYRGGTGHIFNNYYLDISSSAINSRVGAKLRVEGNVFENVGSGSVDGTTGCAEGPIGTYFSDEVGMWDVKDNQFINCKGNQPTTSTCSFTPPYDYSRVLDTASSVKAMVLQYAGIGKIEGTATSTATLKPTATPTAKVSPTSTNSKAFAVSGYIKPDMNVNSDDLRSGFKVEIQGVGSATTDSNGYFTLANVPQGSTYTVKVSKASYLTREIRNVNVSGSIQIGSQTSPVLIGAGDINMDNTINMTDIIQIAKGFNASKDSSSYNEAFDLNLDGAVNMSDIIIIAAYFGKTINDYPQNVTIVTTADPTASATPIPTATKAPTATKASTASPTPTPIGITSATPASGDIIVEPNGSVTLAQAIASIQPGKTIFLKSGTYNLSTTIVIAEGNNGSAGNMKKILAYGSDKPVLNFSAMSENSSNRGIVLAANYWHIKGITIQNAGDNGMLLAGNNNIIEGCLFRLNHDTGLQLSRYNSNYNTIDKWPSNNLILDCVSTENKDSTLENADGFAAKLTSGNGNVFRNCKALYNCDDGWDLYTKSDTGAIGVVTMENCEASGNGKETNGTVTGGDGNGYKLGDDTASVPHVLKNCVANNNYKHGFTGNGNPAAIIMTNCTGTGNGQKLFDRLTNAIFN
- a CDS encoding substrate-binding domain-containing protein, whose amino-acid sequence is MLPRLNIGVITHRTEASYFGTLLKSIHESLKKANANMYVINTFMMYKFNSDLKRQSIFYPLASKNMDGWIVLSQGADDEYLNTILNSDKPVVLINFDPKKYSCNIIQDDSHYGGETITQHLIDHGHTRIAFIGWFELLDMVERFDGYKLALKKNGIPFDDKLVFDTDKDALIESGKITAAKLLQSGTSFSAVFCANDFIAIGTMNTFKEAGLRIPEDVAVIGYDDILYAKSHIPSLSSFHQNIKKLGTTGADTLIGILKGKASTNKTVFIRSDIILRESCGCNKTVEEVPTIENLKTKDTIIKCVEDMLSRNYNLGTELFSMDLGGIKKLLPQVVGDYSWLCFGQFDEDYANNGLLSIEHLSNSKKEDVTPPNLSCPIERFPNPDIIPDLDNIGPDDIVWILPLSTMARNWGAIVYISPFNNASTLFAYDISSTIFNLFGIALDREMASIESSDNLLTLQKTLDTLRETQEQLVQTEKMASLVGVVSGVAHEINTPLGVSLTAASFLEQNSNKIMEQFQSQKLSRKDLQVYLEACIETSKILMSNLQRSSGLVSRFKEIAVNRSNEDKVKINLESFVGNIWALLPPTLSRKNVSISIECPHNLSVSTYPNRLIKIITSLLENSIIHAFPDGRKGNICMEFTSQNNILSITYSDNGSGIEKSYLTKIFDPFFTTKRGHGSIGLGLNIVYNIITQEFGGSISCESQPGSGTVFNITIPLDK
- a CDS encoding PstS family phosphate ABC transporter substrate-binding protein, producing the protein MSDIYNEKDSEIVSSVDNMGNLDGYRQSKVMSTISLCFIFALAYFVFECLFFAVISTTYLVEMINSNLEGLIDSLSDAGLLLLAILYCFIIFSPLGFFGFIMAKRISRSLVRQIIIILPIVIVGILLWYTGYSSSSRNINDLQWILYYLYAMWGMTIISGLEDYVSNPGILVYLSLAAVIIPCMAFLIGVWADKYLTRYVTRNKIKLVAVGIPFILVLCIFATVLIPKATMFTAYTYPRVDGATAAIPFGKVLIKELAGASKRKANKVSFSTTHDAYVNLIEKKADIIFVAGPSDEELKLAEQNNVKMKLTPIGRDAFIFLVHKDNPVNDLTIKQIQDIYSGKVTNWKQVGGADNEMLAYQREKNSGSQTFMENKVMKGISFAEAPTEKKPDSMGGLIDAVADYKNAKNSIGYSFYYFANEMHKRESVKFLSIEGIECNKENITSKKYPFTAVLYAVTREGEAPDSSASKMLQWILGDEGTQAIEEGGFVPMSK
- the rlmD gene encoding 23S rRNA (uracil(1939)-C(5))-methyltransferase RlmD, giving the protein MLTIGELYTFDILGLTQDGCGIGMVGDSKIFIDGVLLGEKVAGIITKIEPGYAAARLFEIIESKGDRIPPLCRYFNRCGGCSLQFIPYDQQLTVKRDIVKEAAVRIAGLDARLVKEAIGSEDILYYRNKAQYPAQHSEGKWKVGFYKSRSREVIDLDFCFLQHKLSNDVRKAVRIYLDELGQNEQFIERKAAIHHIVTRVSHSTCDVMVILVTALNELPYVERLIEKLTDKVPKLKSLYINHNEKGTSQVMGEKNTLIFGEEKIIDSIGSFNFVISPLSFFQVNPTQTRVLYDKVREFAGLVGREAVLDLYCGTGTISIYLSEAAGMVIGVEGVEEAVKDAEINARINRVKNVEFICGRVEHVVGKICDSVDVVIVDPPRKGCKKEVLDAMVRINPARIVYVSCNPSTMAADVKYLSQKGYGVSVIQPIDMFPHTAHVETVTLLRKV
- a CDS encoding CooT family nickel-binding protein — its product is MPVNGMVELENIFNQRKIVKAKIKEMVLL
- a CDS encoding flavodoxin family protein, with translation MAKVIGIVGSPRRGGNTSAIVNQVLKGAEASGAEIKIYYLNEFEIKGCQSCMYCRKNDSCSLKDDMQTIFEDMKSADAVILGSPIYIHQVSGQMKIFMDRLYPFTNEKHTPRFGIKKLVMVYTQAAPFELFFRNYIRYLRKAFAAMGLKHFADIRATKCFEPNAAKNNQRLMCKAFAMGKKII